One Desulfovibrio sp. DNA window includes the following coding sequences:
- a CDS encoding regulatory protein GemA yields MAADRKPLYAKIAIARKQLPDMTEEAYRELLHNKFRVASASKLSFAQLSSLVQILAEMGAVFTTPGKTHSNTKVTAKARPDWIEVKDGDRHADQKRAILAIWKKLGYSMSSLETRVKRGFGVESFAWLHDEKKISALLSDLQKREHAFDLKQVGVNE; encoded by the coding sequence ATGGCCGCTGACCGCAAGCCCCTATACGCCAAGATCGCCATCGCCAGAAAGCAGCTCCCGGACATGACCGAAGAGGCCTACCGCGAGCTGCTGCACAATAAATTTCGGGTAGCCAGTGCCTCCAAGCTGAGCTTCGCCCAACTCTCAAGCCTGGTGCAGATCCTGGCGGAGATGGGAGCTGTCTTCACCACTCCGGGCAAGACCCACAGCAACACGAAGGTCACGGCCAAGGCCCGTCCGGATTGGATTGAAGTCAAGGACGGTGACCGCCACGCCGACCAGAAGCGGGCCATCTTGGCCATCTGGAAGAAGCTTGGCTACTCTATGAGCAGCCTGGAGACCAGGGTGAAACGTGGGTTCGGCGTCGAGTCTTTCGCATGGTTGCATGACGAAAAGAAGATTTCCGCCCTGCTGTCTGACCTGCAGAAGCGCGAGCATGCCTTCGACCTGAAACAGGTGGGCGTGAATGAGTGA